A stretch of Flavobacterium sp. N2270 DNA encodes these proteins:
- the porQ gene encoding type IX secretion system protein PorQ, which translates to MNKKLLLFTLLLISSTIMGQIGGKYVYQFLNLVQSPRQAALGGKTVTVVDYDVNQVFYNPATINGKMHNRLAVNYSNYYGEVTYGTAAYAYTWDRHLQTFHAGVSYVNYGTFEGRDELGNLTSDFTGSEAALSLGYAYNIPWTDMFIGANVKLISSTLETYNSWGTAVDLGFLYVDYKNDINYGLSVRNLGFQIKPYADTNEKLPLSIDAGISQLMENVPIRWHLTLENLQQWNIAFSNPNRGESTLDGETKEEKVSFFNNALRHVIVGAELFPEKGFNIRLGYNFRRGEELRIVDQRNFSGISAGFGLRFNKIRIDYSYSKYTVAANTSLFGIMINLD; encoded by the coding sequence ATGAACAAAAAACTGTTGCTGTTTACTCTTTTGCTTATTTCTTCCACAATTATGGGGCAAATAGGTGGTAAGTATGTATATCAGTTTTTAAATTTAGTTCAATCTCCACGTCAAGCGGCTTTAGGAGGAAAAACAGTTACAGTGGTAGACTATGATGTGAATCAAGTATTCTATAACCCAGCAACTATTAATGGTAAAATGCATAATAGATTAGCTGTTAATTATAGTAATTACTATGGGGAAGTAACTTACGGTACTGCTGCTTATGCTTATACCTGGGACAGACATCTTCAAACTTTTCACGCAGGTGTTAGTTATGTAAACTATGGAACTTTTGAAGGAAGAGATGAATTAGGTAACTTAACTTCTGACTTTACTGGTAGTGAAGCTGCTCTTTCTTTAGGTTATGCTTATAATATTCCTTGGACAGATATGTTTATAGGTGCTAATGTAAAACTAATTTCTTCAACTTTAGAAACGTATAATTCATGGGGAACTGCAGTAGACTTAGGTTTTCTTTATGTAGATTATAAAAATGATATTAATTATGGATTATCAGTTCGAAATTTAGGATTTCAAATAAAACCATATGCAGATACAAATGAAAAATTACCTTTATCTATTGATGCAGGAATTTCTCAGTTAATGGAAAATGTTCCTATTCGTTGGCACTTAACATTAGAAAATTTACAACAATGGAATATTGCTTTTTCAAACCCTAATAGAGGAGAATCTACTTTAGATGGAGAAACTAAAGAAGAGAAAGTATCTTTTTTTAATAATGCATTACGCCATGTAATTGTTGGAGCAGAGCTTTTCCCTGAAAAAGGGTTTAATATTCGACTTGGATATAATTTTAGAAGAGGCGAAGAGCTTAGAATAGTAGATCAAAGAAATTTTTCTGGAATATCAGCTGGTTTCGGATTAAGATTTAATAAAATACGAATAGATTATTCTTATTCAAAATATACAGTTGCGGCAAACACAAGTTTGTTTGGTATAATGATTAATTTAGATTAA
- the cmk gene encoding (d)CMP kinase, protein MKKITIAIDGFSSTGKSTLAKQLAKELGYAYVDTGAMYRAVTYFAMKNNWVSETNLNTIEVIKNLSNINLEFRFNEQLGFAEMFLNNVNVENEIRTIEVSRCVSKIAEISEVRTILVKQQQQMGKNKAVVMDGRDIGTVVFPDAELKLFMTASAQTRAQRRFDELVEKGQMITFEDVLQNVQERDYIDTHRDDSPLVKASDAIEIDNSSMSKDEQFNLVLLMVNEKLNL, encoded by the coding sequence TTGAAAAAAATTACAATTGCAATAGACGGATTTTCGTCAACAGGAAAAAGTACTTTAGCTAAACAGTTGGCAAAGGAATTAGGTTATGCATATGTCGATACAGGAGCAATGTATCGTGCTGTAACCTATTTTGCAATGAAAAATAATTGGGTTTCTGAAACTAACCTAAATACTATTGAAGTAATTAAAAATTTATCAAATATAAATTTAGAATTTCGTTTTAATGAGCAATTAGGTTTTGCTGAGATGTTTTTAAATAATGTAAATGTAGAAAACGAAATCCGTACAATTGAAGTTTCAAGATGTGTAAGTAAAATAGCTGAAATTTCCGAAGTTAGGACAATCTTGGTTAAGCAACAACAACAAATGGGTAAAAATAAAGCGGTAGTAATGGACGGAAGAGATATTGGAACCGTTGTTTTTCCAGATGCTGAACTTAAATTATTCATGACCGCTTCAGCACAAACAAGAGCGCAACGCCGTTTTGATGAATTAGTAGAAAAGGGACAAATGATTACTTTCGAAGATGTTTTGCAAAATGTTCAAGAAAGAGATTATATAGATACGCACAGAGACGATTCTCCATTAGTTAAAGCTTCAGATGCAATAGAAATAGATAATTCTTCAATGTCTAAAGACGAACAGTTTAACCTAGTTTTATTAATGGTAAACGAGAAATTAAACCTATAA
- the rpsA gene encoding 30S ribosomal protein S1, producing MSEINKEQEEFLANFNWHNYQEGIDVVDDKNLQEFEDLVTKTFISTDDAEVVEGVVVRITDRDAIVDINAKSEGVISLNEFRYNPNLKVGDKVEVLIDVREDKTGQLVLSHRKARTIKAWDRVIAAHESGEIVNGFVKCRTKGGMIVDVFGIEAFLPGSQIDVKPIRDYDQYVNKTMEFKVVKINHEFKNVVVSHKALIEADIEIQKKEIIGQLEKGQVLEGVVKNITSYGVFIDLGGVDGLIHITDLSWSRINHPSEVLELDQKLNVVILDFDDEKTRIQLGLKQLNAHPWDALDTNLAIGDKVKGKVVVLADYGAFIEVAEGVEGLIHVSEMSWSTHLRSAQDFMKIGDEVEAVVLTLDRDDRKMSLGIKQLTQDPWTDITAKYPVGSNHNGIVRNFTNFGVFVELEEGIDGLVYISDLSWTKKIKHPSEFVNVGDKMDVVVLELDVEGRKLSLGHKQTTANPWDKYEDAFAEGTIHNGEISEIVDKGATVEFGDDIVAFIPTRHLEKEDGKKLKKGESADFKVIEFNKEFKRVVASHTAIFREEEEKHVKAAVESSSSSNNNVEKSTLGDIDALAELKAKMEKGEK from the coding sequence ATGTCTGAAATTAATAAAGAACAAGAAGAGTTTTTAGCAAATTTTAACTGGCATAATTACCAAGAAGGTATTGATGTTGTAGATGACAAAAACTTACAAGAATTTGAAGATTTAGTAACAAAAACTTTTATCTCTACTGATGATGCAGAAGTAGTAGAAGGTGTAGTAGTAAGAATCACTGATAGAGATGCTATCGTTGATATCAATGCTAAATCTGAAGGTGTAATTTCTTTAAACGAATTCCGTTACAATCCAAACTTAAAAGTTGGAGATAAGGTAGAAGTGCTTATCGATGTTCGTGAAGACAAAACAGGTCAATTAGTATTATCTCACAGAAAAGCGAGAACTATTAAAGCTTGGGATAGAGTTATTGCTGCTCATGAGTCTGGAGAAATCGTTAATGGTTTCGTTAAATGTAGAACTAAAGGTGGAATGATCGTTGATGTATTTGGTATTGAAGCTTTCTTACCAGGTTCTCAAATTGACGTTAAACCAATTAGAGATTACGATCAATATGTAAACAAAACTATGGAGTTTAAAGTTGTTAAAATCAACCACGAATTCAAAAACGTAGTAGTTTCTCATAAAGCGCTTATTGAAGCGGATATTGAAATCCAGAAAAAAGAAATCATTGGTCAATTAGAAAAAGGACAAGTATTAGAAGGTGTTGTTAAAAACATTACTTCTTATGGTGTGTTTATTGACTTAGGTGGTGTAGATGGATTAATCCATATTACAGACTTATCTTGGTCAAGAATCAATCACCCAAGTGAGGTTCTTGAATTAGATCAAAAATTAAACGTAGTAATCCTTGATTTCGATGATGAGAAAACAAGAATTCAATTAGGTTTAAAACAATTAAATGCTCATCCATGGGATGCTTTAGATACTAATTTAGCTATTGGTGATAAAGTAAAAGGTAAAGTAGTTGTTTTAGCTGATTATGGTGCGTTTATCGAAGTTGCAGAAGGTGTTGAAGGTTTAATTCACGTTTCTGAAATGTCATGGTCTACTCATTTACGTTCAGCTCAAGATTTCATGAAAATTGGAGATGAGGTTGAAGCAGTTGTTTTAACTTTAGATAGAGATGACCGTAAAATGTCATTAGGTATCAAACAATTAACTCAAGATCCTTGGACTGATATTACAGCTAAATACCCAGTTGGTTCTAACCATAATGGTATTGTAAGAAACTTTACAAACTTTGGTGTATTTGTTGAATTAGAAGAAGGAATTGACGGATTAGTTTATATTTCTGATTTATCTTGGACTAAGAAAATCAAGCATCCATCTGAATTTGTAAACGTTGGAGACAAAATGGATGTTGTGGTATTAGAATTAGATGTTGAAGGACGTAAATTATCTTTAGGTCACAAACAAACTACTGCTAACCCATGGGATAAGTATGAAGATGCATTTGCTGAAGGTACTATTCATAACGGAGAAATTTCTGAAATTGTAGACAAAGGTGCTACAGTTGAATTTGGAGATGATATCGTTGCTTTCATTCCTACTCGTCACCTTGAAAAAGAAGATGGTAAGAAATTGAAAAAAGGAGAGTCTGCTGACTTTAAAGTTATTGAATTCAATAAAGAATTCAAAAGAGTAGTTGCTTCTCATACTGCTATCTTCCGTGAAGAAGAAGAAAAACATGTAAAAGCTGCTGTTGAATCTTCTTCATCATCAAACAATAATGTAGAGAAATCTACTTTAGGAGATATCGATGCATTAGCTGAATTAAAAGCGAAAATGGAAAAAGGTGAAAAATAA
- a CDS encoding T9SS type A sorting domain-containing protein produces MKKLYFLFLFVFSFIANAQIINIPDANFKAALLSANTNNIASTETPNSNGLVTSFNTIDTNGDGEIQVTEAQVIKLLKVEFLSISDLTGIEAFVNLEALWCGYNQLTSLNLLNNSNTKYLNCKVNNINSLNISSLTNLESFYCSDNQLTSIDLSFYSNLRNLDLGNNQLSIINLSQNPLLFKFYINDNNLTSLDVSFNTGLKDLRAQNNLLVNVTLGSNNILEVLGLGYNQLTFIDLTQLPALKGLDLEQNQLSSLNLTQNINLEYLYVNDNNLTSLNTSQNTNIYYLAANSNQITNIDVTQNVALRFLYLSFNQIANIDVTQNTILEEFSIIENLLTNINLTQNLNLIAFSGNTNQFSNLDFSQNSNLQYLWCNENELTTLDVTANSALITLNCMDNTPMETLFMKNNNAIAWTYLNFSGNPNLEFVCCDDDDLAIVQQKIIDYSYTTCQVSNLSCDYPTLYEVSGNVQYDYFENGCNGDIDDLIVPNVKYEIFDGTSTVITSGNQLGNYYIPLGTGNYTITPVIENPNYFTISPTNFTVNFPTDASPFEQNVCLTWNGLEYYDDLEVTILPTTPARPGFEAKYKVIVRNKGFDETNGTVTLSYDNSILTYVSSAPVFNSSNTNTISWDFYSLPFLTLEFDVVFNLNSPSDSPAVNIDDELHFTANVIHDWTDYTPADNTFTLDQTVVGSYDPNDKTCLQGETEEVSIVGEYVHYMIRFENTGTFAAQTVRIEDIIDTSKFDISTLIPLQASHSFYTKINGNLVEFVFDNINLDYNAPNNGGYIAFKIKLLPTLTIGDTFSNSSNIYFDANPAIITNTYTTTIVAALANQSFSENEFTIYPNPASSILNIQSKNNLEIQSVEIYNILGQIVLAVSNNTNAIDVSSLTSGTYFIKVNTENGSLNTRFVKE; encoded by the coding sequence ATGAAAAAACTTTACTTTTTATTCCTTTTTGTTTTTAGTTTTATAGCTAATGCGCAGATTATTAATATACCTGATGCTAATTTTAAAGCCGCTTTGTTGAGTGCAAATACAAATAATATTGCTTCAACAGAAACTCCTAATAGTAATGGATTAGTAACTTCATTTAATACTATTGATACAAATGGTGATGGAGAAATTCAAGTTACTGAAGCACAGGTGATTAAATTGTTAAAAGTAGAGTTTTTATCAATTTCAGACTTAACAGGAATTGAAGCTTTTGTTAATCTTGAAGCATTATGGTGTGGTTATAATCAATTGACAAGTTTAAATTTATTGAATAATTCTAATACTAAATATTTAAACTGTAAGGTTAATAATATTAATTCTTTAAATATTTCAAGTTTAACAAATTTAGAGTCGTTTTATTGTAGTGATAATCAATTAACTAGTATTGATTTAAGTTTTTATTCTAATTTAAGAAATTTAGATTTGGGAAATAATCAATTGTCAATTATAAATTTGAGTCAAAACCCTTTATTGTTTAAATTTTATATAAATGATAATAACTTAACAAGTTTAGATGTTAGTTTTAATACGGGTCTTAAAGATTTAAGAGCTCAGAATAACCTACTAGTAAATGTAACCTTGGGTTCTAATAATATTTTAGAAGTATTGGGTCTTGGTTATAATCAGTTAACGTTTATAGACTTAACTCAACTACCTGCGCTTAAAGGATTAGATTTAGAACAGAATCAGCTTTCAAGTCTAAACTTAACACAAAATATAAATTTGGAATATTTATATGTAAATGATAATAACTTAACAAGTTTAAATACATCACAAAATACTAATATTTATTACTTAGCTGCAAATAGCAATCAAATAACAAATATTGATGTAACTCAAAATGTAGCATTAAGATTTTTGTATTTATCATTTAATCAAATAGCAAATATTGATGTTACACAAAACACTATTTTAGAAGAATTTTCTATAATTGAAAATTTATTAACTAATATAAACTTAACACAAAACCTTAATTTAATAGCATTTTCAGGGAATACTAATCAGTTTTCAAATTTAGATTTTTCGCAAAATTCTAATTTACAATACTTGTGGTGTAACGAGAATGAATTAACAACATTAGATGTAACAGCTAATAGTGCTTTAATAACATTAAATTGTATGGATAACACACCAATGGAGACTTTGTTTATGAAAAATAATAACGCAATAGCTTGGACATATTTAAATTTTTCAGGCAATCCTAATTTAGAATTTGTTTGTTGTGATGATGATGATTTAGCAATTGTACAACAAAAAATTATAGATTATAGTTATACAACATGTCAAGTTTCAAATTTAAGTTGTGATTATCCTACTTTATATGAAGTTTCGGGTAATGTTCAGTATGATTATTTTGAAAATGGATGTAATGGTGATATTGACGATTTAATTGTTCCAAATGTTAAGTATGAAATATTTGATGGTACAAGTACTGTTATAACTTCAGGTAATCAATTAGGAAATTATTATATACCATTAGGAACAGGAAATTACACTATTACTCCGGTAATAGAAAACCCAAATTACTTTACTATTTCACCAACTAATTTTACAGTAAATTTTCCTACAGACGCAAGTCCTTTTGAGCAAAATGTATGTTTAACTTGGAATGGTTTAGAATATTACGATGATTTAGAAGTTACAATTTTGCCTACAACTCCAGCAAGACCAGGGTTTGAGGCAAAATATAAAGTTATTGTTAGAAATAAAGGTTTTGATGAAACAAATGGTACAGTTACACTATCATATGATAATTCTATTTTAACTTATGTTTCTTCTGCTCCAGTTTTTAATTCATCAAATACAAATACTATTAGTTGGGATTTTTATTCCTTACCTTTTTTAACCTTAGAATTTGATGTTGTTTTTAATTTAAATAGCCCATCAGATAGTCCAGCCGTTAATATTGATGATGAACTACATTTTACTGCAAATGTAATTCATGATTGGACTGATTATACTCCGGCTGACAATACATTTACATTAGATCAAACTGTTGTAGGTTCTTATGATCCAAACGATAAAACGTGTTTACAAGGAGAAACAGAAGAAGTTAGTATAGTAGGTGAATATGTGCATTATATGATTCGTTTTGAAAATACAGGTACTTTTGCTGCTCAAACTGTTCGTATCGAAGATATTATTGATACTTCTAAGTTTGATATTTCAACTTTAATTCCGTTACAGGCAAGTCATTCATTTTATACAAAAATAAATGGAAACCTTGTTGAGTTTGTTTTTGACAATATTAATCTAGATTACAATGCTCCAAATAATGGTGGTTATATAGCTTTTAAAATTAAATTATTACCAACATTAACTATTGGTGATACTTTTTCAAACAGTTCTAATATTTATTTTGATGCTAATCCTGCAATAATTACAAATACTTATACAACTACAATTGTAGCTGCTTTAGCAAATCAATCTTTTAGTGAAAATGAATTTACTATCTACCCAAATCCAGCAAGTTCTATTTTAAATATTCAATCTAAAAATAATTTAGAAATTCAATCAGTTGAAATTTATAATATATTAGGTCAAATTGTTTTAGCTGTTTCAAATAATACAAATGCTATTGATGTTTCTAGTTTAACATCTGGTACTTACTTTATAAAGGTTAATACTGAAAATGGTTCTTTAAACACGAGATTTGTAAAAGAATAG
- a CDS encoding ArsR/SmtB family transcription factor — translation MGASKSDFFTDEQNTMANVFKALSHPARIAIIQYLLKVDSCICGDIVNELPLAQPTISQHLKELKNANIIKGTIEGTAICYCLNPETISMFESYFGSISSQLQNKCC, via the coding sequence ATGGGAGCTTCAAAATCAGATTTTTTTACAGATGAGCAAAATACAATGGCAAATGTCTTTAAAGCGTTGTCTCATCCTGCGCGTATTGCTATTATTCAATATCTTTTAAAAGTAGATTCATGCATTTGTGGTGATATTGTAAACGAATTGCCATTGGCTCAGCCTACAATTTCCCAACATTTAAAAGAATTAAAAAACGCAAACATTATAAAAGGTACTATTGAAGGGACAGCTATTTGTTATTGCTTAAATCCCGAAACTATTTCTATGTTTGAAAGCTATTTTGGTAGTATTTCATCACAATTACAAAATAAATGTTGCTAA
- a CDS encoding DUF6428 family protein has protein sequence MKLSEIKKALQKLETIAFQLPNGELVSNHFHVTEVGKVAKNFIDCGGTIRNEEVANFQLWEANDYDHRLHPEKLASIIKLSEEKLQIPDLEIEVEYQMKDTIGKFNLDFDGTNFLLISKLTDCLAKDKCGIPAEKTKVKIGEWKQKETSCNPNSGCC, from the coding sequence ATGAAATTATCAGAAATAAAAAAAGCTCTGCAAAAGCTAGAAACAATCGCTTTTCAATTACCAAATGGCGAATTAGTTTCCAATCATTTTCATGTTACCGAAGTGGGTAAAGTAGCTAAAAACTTTATCGATTGTGGTGGAACGATTCGCAATGAAGAAGTTGCTAATTTTCAATTGTGGGAAGCAAATGATTATGACCACAGACTACATCCAGAGAAATTAGCTTCTATTATTAAATTGTCAGAAGAAAAACTACAAATACCAGATTTAGAAATTGAGGTTGAATACCAAATGAAAGATACCATTGGTAAATTTAATTTAGATTTTGACGGAACAAATTTTCTATTAATTTCAAAATTAACCGATTGTTTGGCAAAAGATAAATGCGGAATTCCAGCAGAAAAAACAAAAGTTAAAATAGGTGAGTGGAAACAAAAAGAGACTTCATGTAATCCAAACTCAGGTTGTTGTTAA
- a CDS encoding class I SAM-dependent methyltransferase, with translation MENIKKEHWEKVFSTKLENEVSWFQENPETSIQLIQACKLPKTAKIIDIGGGDSYLIDNLIALGYTNLYLLDISQSAINRIQKRLGANKDKVTFIVSDVLDFKPIEKFDAWHDRASFHFLTNKEDILKYKSIVFNALNSNANFVLGTFSTEGPLKCSGLDISQYSVEKILDLFEDTFEMENCFTEDHKTPFETTQNFIFSHFKKI, from the coding sequence ATGGAAAATATAAAAAAAGAGCATTGGGAAAAAGTCTTTTCAACAAAGCTTGAAAACGAGGTAAGCTGGTTTCAAGAAAATCCAGAAACTTCAATTCAATTAATTCAAGCTTGTAAATTGCCAAAAACGGCTAAAATAATTGATATTGGAGGAGGTGATAGTTATTTAATTGACAATTTAATTGCTTTAGGTTATACTAATTTATATTTATTGGATATTTCTCAAAGTGCAATTAACCGCATTCAAAAAAGGCTAGGAGCTAATAAAGATAAAGTAACTTTTATTGTGTCAGACGTTTTAGACTTCAAACCAATAGAAAAATTTGATGCTTGGCACGATAGAGCTTCGTTTCATTTTTTAACAAATAAAGAAGATATTTTGAAATATAAATCTATAGTTTTTAATGCTTTAAACTCTAATGCAAATTTTGTTTTAGGAACGTTTTCTACAGAAGGACCTTTAAAATGTAGTGGATTAGATATTTCTCAATATTCTGTTGAAAAAATATTAGATCTTTTTGAAGATACTTTTGAAATGGAAAACTGCTTTACAGAAGATCATAAAACTCCTTTTGAAACTACGCAAAACTTTATTTTTAGTCACTTTAAAAAAATATAA
- a CDS encoding low molecular weight phosphatase family protein: protein MYSKLKETIEEISNIEVSQERKDVLQPLVDFIEQKSKENATIRLNFICTHNSRRSHLTQVWAQAMALHFNIKNVFCFSGGTEATAMFPKVAETLQNQGFQIQKLSESGNPVYAVKYNENAHPIICFSKKYDDVFNPESNFAAIMTCSQADGGCPFIAGAEKRIPITYEDPKAFDGTNLMDEKYAERSLEIASEMFYVFSQIKK from the coding sequence ATGTATTCAAAATTAAAAGAAACAATTGAAGAAATTAGTAATATAGAAGTTTCTCAAGAACGAAAAGATGTTTTACAACCTTTAGTTGATTTTATAGAGCAAAAAAGTAAAGAGAATGCTACTATTCGACTAAATTTTATTTGCACTCATAATTCTAGAAGAAGTCATTTAACGCAAGTTTGGGCGCAAGCAATGGCTTTGCATTTTAATATTAAAAATGTTTTCTGCTTTTCCGGAGGAACAGAAGCTACTGCAATGTTTCCAAAAGTTGCTGAGACATTACAAAATCAAGGGTTTCAAATTCAAAAGTTGAGTGAATCTGGAAATCCAGTTTATGCTGTAAAATACAACGAAAACGCTCATCCTATCATCTGTTTTTCAAAAAAATATGATGATGTATTTAATCCAGAATCAAATTTTGCTGCTATCATGACTTGTTCGCAAGCAGATGGTGGTTGTCCATTTATTGCTGGAGCAGAAAAAAGAATTCCTATTACTTATGAAGATCCAAAAGCTTTTGACGGAACCAATTTAATGGATGAAAAATATGCTGAAAGAAGTTTAGAAATTGCTTCAGAAATGTTCTATGTTTTTTCTCAAATAAAAAAATAA
- a CDS encoding thioredoxin family protein, with translation MKTIKILGTGCAKCKATEQAVRNVIAINNIDATVEKVEDIQKIMEYNIMSTPAVVVDEIVKIKGRVPSETEILEALK, from the coding sequence ATGAAAACTATTAAAATTTTAGGAACAGGTTGTGCAAAATGTAAAGCAACTGAACAAGCTGTAAGAAATGTAATTGCAATAAATAATATTGATGCAACCGTTGAAAAAGTGGAAGATATTCAAAAAATAATGGAATATAACATCATGTCAACTCCAGCTGTAGTAGTGGATGAAATTGTTAAAATTAAAGGAAGAGTTCCAAGTGAAACCGAAATTTTAGAAGCACTTAAGTAA
- a CDS encoding permease: MFDWLQNFSDWLIYSFFDIAQGSKLGDALNFFVYDTIKILILLFLITFIMGIVNSYFPVDKIRNYLSRNKLFGLEYLFASTFGAITPFCSCSSVPLFIGFVKGGIPLGVTFAFLITSPLVNEVAIALFIGMFGLKATILYVSSGIILGTIGGFVLGKLNLEKHLSPWVQQVLLNAEKESDLEIEKQSFVQRLPLIFRESMGIIRSVLLYVVIGIGIGALMHGFIPTGFFENYISKENPFAVPLAVLFGVPMYSNAAGVLPIIQVFVQKGIPIGTAIAFMMAVVGLSIPEATLLKKVMTWKLIAIFFSVIAFFIIISGYLFNIIL, encoded by the coding sequence ATGTTTGACTGGTTGCAAAATTTTTCCGATTGGTTAATTTATTCGTTTTTTGACATTGCTCAAGGAAGTAAATTAGGTGATGCACTCAATTTTTTTGTGTATGACACGATTAAGATTTTAATCTTATTGTTTCTTATTACCTTTATAATGGGAATTGTAAATTCTTATTTTCCAGTGGATAAAATCAGAAATTACCTTTCTCGAAATAAACTTTTTGGATTAGAATATCTTTTTGCCTCTACATTTGGGGCTATAACTCCTTTTTGTTCTTGTAGCTCAGTTCCTTTATTTATAGGATTTGTAAAAGGTGGAATTCCATTAGGAGTCACGTTTGCTTTTTTAATCACTTCTCCATTAGTTAATGAAGTGGCAATTGCACTTTTTATTGGAATGTTTGGACTAAAAGCCACAATTTTATATGTTTCAAGTGGAATTATTTTAGGAACGATAGGTGGTTTTGTTTTAGGGAAATTAAATCTCGAAAAACATTTGTCACCTTGGGTACAACAGGTTTTGCTTAATGCTGAAAAAGAAAGTGATTTAGAAATAGAAAAACAATCTTTTGTTCAACGATTGCCATTGATTTTTAGAGAATCTATGGGAATCATAAGAAGCGTTTTACTTTACGTTGTAATCGGAATCGGAATTGGTGCTTTAATGCATGGATTTATACCAACAGGCTTTTTTGAAAACTATATTAGTAAAGAAAATCCTTTTGCTGTTCCGTTAGCTGTACTATTTGGAGTTCCAATGTATAGTAATGCAGCAGGAGTTTTACCAATTATTCAAGTGTTTGTACAAAAAGGAATTCCTATTGGAACTGCAATTGCGTTTATGATGGCAGTTGTAGGTTTATCAATACCAGAAGCGACTTTACTTAAGAAAGTAATGACTTGGAAGTTAATTGCTATTTTCTTTTCTGTGATTGCGTTTTTTATTATTATCTCGGGTTATTTATTTAATATTATTTTATAG
- a CDS encoding DinB family protein — translation MNSKTQLFLELWIESRTRFTNQLATLKQEDLIKKLDPSVNSVGFLIRHIGDVELLFAKNVFGAKEVKVIAKTVIDKKDTGEWINLQELKDYVAHSFESLKSIVEMQNDKDWETTISTNEFGTKTKAEAFGRIVSHTAYHAGQMAIITKYGKN, via the coding sequence ATGAATTCAAAAACACAACTTTTCTTAGAACTTTGGATTGAATCTAGAACTAGATTTACGAATCAATTGGCAACTTTAAAACAAGAAGATTTAATCAAAAAGTTAGATCCTTCAGTAAATAGTGTTGGTTTTCTTATTCGTCATATTGGTGATGTAGAATTACTTTTTGCTAAAAATGTTTTTGGAGCAAAAGAAGTTAAAGTTATTGCAAAAACAGTTATCGATAAAAAAGATACAGGTGAATGGATTAATCTTCAAGAGTTGAAAGACTATGTTGCTCATTCTTTTGAATCTTTAAAATCAATTGTTGAAATGCAGAATGATAAAGATTGGGAAACAACTATTTCTACAAATGAATTTGGAACAAAAACTAAAGCAGAAGCTTTTGGAAGAATTGTTTCTCATACAGCCTATCATGCTGGGCAAATGGCAATTATTACTAAATATGGAAAAAATTAA
- a CDS encoding nitrophenyl compound nitroreductase subunit ArsF family protein yields MKKNVLLFLLIITLFSCKKEASEVVQTVTENAATTEIQLIQFHTEHRCVTCNNIEKLSKETIQGNDKISFVIYNLDDEKNVAISEQFQATGTSLYLYNSTTKNTKDLTEMAFMYAKNEGNKFKSELEKEIIAFK; encoded by the coding sequence ATGAAAAAAAATGTATTACTATTTTTATTAATAATTACTTTATTTTCTTGTAAAAAAGAAGCATCAGAAGTAGTTCAAACGGTAACTGAAAATGCTGCAACGACAGAAATTCAATTGATTCAGTTTCACACAGAACATCGTTGTGTAACTTGTAATAATATTGAAAAATTAAGTAAGGAAACGATTCAAGGAAACGATAAAATTTCTTTCGTGATTTATAATTTGGATGATGAAAAGAATGTTGCAATTTCTGAACAATTTCAAGCAACAGGAACTTCTTTATACTTGTATAATTCGACTACAAAAAACACGAAAGACTTAACCGAAATGGCTTTTATGTATGCTAAAAATGAAGGTAACAAGTTTAAAAGTGAACTTGAAAAAGAAATTATAGCGTTTAAATAA